The Vitis vinifera cultivar Pinot Noir 40024 chromosome 16, ASM3070453v1 DNA segment AACTATGATTTGGGTATGTAATTAATGACTCAAAAGCCCAAAATATAGTTGCTTAGGGCTTGTAACTATTAAATACCATTAAGGCACAGAATACAGTAAACACACTGCAAAAGGAcatcaacaaataaaaagaaaaaaagggccTTGTAACTGAATAAGACTAGTCACAGGATGGTGCTTCTGTTTCCATTGCATAGTAGAGGCATTCAATCCAGCACATATCAGTATGATCACATGCTAAATCCAAAAACAGATTTGGAAGAATTCATGTGTTTGTTGATACATAAACAAAACCCCAAGTGAAGGATACTTTTCTTATCATGGAACTTGAACTCTGAAACTACAGCAATAAAAGAATAGAACTGAGATATCAATGAAATGAATAAAGAGGAACTTACaagatttgaaattaaattaatctgCCACTCCTTGCAGCACCATTACATCCATTAATTCATGCACATCTCCATGCAGAAACTACAAGCCTATTCCTTTGATGATCTAGCTTAGAATGAAATCCAAGACACATATGTCAGACTAATTGGATCCAAATCTGTACAACTATGGATTGGAAACGTAGAGCATATTTTCATAACATATAGATTGTATATTCTTCATAATCAATTTCGAATATGTTTTCTAGATCATCAAAGTCAAACAACATAATAGAAGCCCTTTTGTCCTGGATTGGCGACAATTATACCAGTCTTAGATAATCTTCTTCACAACTTTTGCAGGCCGCTTAAACAGGTTGTATTTTTGTGTTTCCCTTAGAGATTTCAAAAACAATTGGTGAACTTTGGTTGCATGATTACACATAGTTTCAAGTTCaactcaataataataataataaataaaaaaaaacagcaaTTCCTTTTCTCGCTTCTCAACTGATACACAAGCAACAGGAAAGCCATGGCCGGAAACAATTATTACAGTCattattagttatttgcatatCTCCAAAAACGGGATTTCAACCAAAATAGCCACTAATATAACCAAACTCAAACAAGATAATACAAAGCTCAAGGACACGAAAAAGGTTGCAACACAACAAAAATGACCTGATCCAAGCAAGAAAGCCAAGAGCAATGTCCCAGTCGACTGCATCACTTGACGCATGTCTGCTCTAAACAACAGTAGTGGAAGAGTAATAGGCAGCAAAAACTCCATCACAATCGAATATGCCGGTGCATCATAAGGAATAATTCCAAGATTACTTGCGGCCATCCCAACCAAAATGCTAACCAGAGCAGCACTCACCATGCTCCCAATCTTCGTCTTCTCTGACCTCCAATCCCACAGAGAGAAAATCAACAATAGAGAAAAGAAGGAATCACACCCCAAAAAATGCTTTGAAACTCcaggaaaaggaaaattcaaCTCAATGAAGTAAAAATAATAGCAGTAAGCCTAGTTGAATGAagattcttttgttttctcggttgataaatgatgaaatatcCAAGATCGAAAACTTCAattgctttcattttttttggctTGCGTTTTCTCGCCATCCAAACAGaatcaacaaaataaacaaaaattagattCAGAAAACACCAACGATTGATGTCAGAGATACTACCAGAGGCCGAAAGCACCAGTGGCGAAGAGTGCGGTCCATGTACCCCAATGGTCTTCCGGAGAGATGATAGGGCCACTCAGCTGTGACCGAACCTTCACAAAACGGTGCCGGTTTTGGTTTGCATGGAAAATCAGAGGCTTGCAGGTAGAGCAGTTGGAGTAGCTATTGCGATGGGAGATGGATGACGGCGGAAGTAACGGCCGGAGCAACGGTGAGGGAGAGATAGCGTTGAGTAGTGGaaatggtgacggtaacgatgACGACGACATTGTGTGACGAGGCCGTCGCGGTTTTCGGAGTTTGCTCCTACTTCTATCTTCTCCATCGTTGTAGGGATGATGATGTGTGGGGCCTTTTGGTACACGTGGCTTAGTTGGGTCCAGCAGAAATCGCGTGGGATTCTGGAACTGGAACTGGACCCTCATCACCTTTGTCTACGGTTGCAACGCATGCGGTTCGTAAAGTTAGGCACTTTGATACCGTAGATCTGGACGATGATTCTTATTCTAATCAATAAATCCTATTCCTGACTTTCTTTAATGTAGAAAATTCATATGATTTGCAATTGGTTTTTTCGAAAAGTTCAAGAAAGGAATCAGGAATCATTTTTTTACTCTATGTTTTTTTATACGTCGTTGTCTgatttaaaagaataatttgtttataataaGATCGTGGCCGGTTTCCTAACTTTTTGCGAGTCCACATTCAACTGGATTTCTTTTGGTCTGCCTATGTATTCTTAAACAAATAAGTCCATGTGAcaggatattttttaaattaatttaataacttaataatttaatttaagatattaaataaattaaacatatttaataaaataatttatcgtaatttaatatttaatacctgatttattttttataatatatattttatagttatttttacttttaatatgtTTGTTTAATAAGAAAtaccaaatattaaattttacccaAACCCTCTAAGCAAAGGTATGGTAAGAAGCTTTTCTCTACAAGGCCTGACTGTAGCTGTCCGGAAAGTTGCTCCCAACATGATGCTTCTATCATTGCATAAAATTAGACCAGTCCTGGTAGTAATGATAGTAAAGTTTTACATGAATTTAAGGACTGTTACTCCAAAGACAATGCCCAGAAAAGTTGCAATTGCGATACCGAATATGCCAGCAAGAATCCCAGGAACAACCAAGGAACTCCACCCTTTGGCTGTGGCCATTCCGCAGGCTGTTGTAGGGCCTCCAACATTGGCATTTGATGCTATCAGCAACAGCTTTAGATCAAAGCGGAATAGCTTTCCCAGTCCCAGGATCACAGCAAGATGGACCGCAATCTGGACCAGAGCAAACATGAAAATACTGGGAGCTGTGTTCATGACATTCCCTATGTTCCCGCTTGCTCCCACCACTGTAAAAAATACCTGTCACTCAAAAGCAAGTTGCAGAGACATGGAGTCAAGAACTAGGGCTTCTCTGTTTACTTGACTATAGCAATACACTCAGCTTCTAAAGCTCATCAATGGAGTGAATTATGATTTGAGAGTGTACTGAGATGGGTACAGAAAAACTTAGAAACTAGGAGCCTGTTTGGGAacgtttttgaaaacagttcttAAGAAATACTCAAAAACTAAGAGCCTATTTGAAGAcactttaaaaaatagttttcaaaaatagttctaatatgttttttaaaataaaagtctggTTCAGAACTTGGAGTGTTCTTAACctgttttttatatttccaattttatatatagtgttttatttCCGATCATTTTAAACATGATTTTGGCTTGATTCTACaaaacattttccttttttttctttttgggggggggggggatttTAAGCATAGAAAactgattttaaaaacagtcCAAAGCAGGCTCTAATGCTTATTTATTTGAGAAAGCaatagaatgattaaaattttCGGAGAAATACTAGTAGCAAGATCCCAAATTAAATAACATTTCAGAATGATGCACATTGACTGAACTGGGATTACTTCTCATAAGAAATTAACTCACCTGCATCAGAATCATTGCCATAGTCTCACCAGCAGGTGCAAGGAGACTAAACTGCTTTGGAAATGCAGTTGCTAAAATAACAACTATTGCTGTAATGGCTGGAAGACTACCTCCTTGAATTCCAAAATATTTTGTGAGGAAAATGCCAGCCTTGCAGATAGCAAAGGATACAGCAAGGGCGGTAGCAGTCAGTAGCACAGGAGGTTTGTTGCCAGGCTCGGGCTGCTCATTCATTCCTGTATCTGTCACAGTTGCATCTTTCATTAGAGGCAAAAATATCAGTTACACAACTAAATTCATCTGCTAAAGTGGTGTTTGATGTCTGGGAACTTTGTAAAAGAAgacatataattaatatttttgcaaaaatacAGATAAACAGGAAAAATGACCAAAGtcattagtttttgtttttacatcAAAATAGAATGCAATAAAAATGCAAAATGAAGTGTAACCAAGAAACTCCAAGGTTGGACCATAACTAATTCAGAGGGGAGTAGGCTAAAGTGAGCCAACAGATCATCCACCTTGACAAATGGTCGATTTAGTTTAGCATCAATGAAGGGTTGACTAGTTAAAGTACTACACACCATTTGCAGATGTTGAATCCTCAGGGGGTATTTTTGAAGCTAGTGCAAACAATGTTGTAAAATAGACTGCGCAAATAACATTGTCTGCAGCTAGACCTGCAGCTAAAACTGATCGAGAAACACCAAGAGCTTCTGAAATGGCAACATAATTGACAGCTACACAAAATCAAGAC contains these protein-coding regions:
- the LOC100264478 gene encoding uncharacterized protein LOC100264478 isoform X2 — translated: MASKFLTLRAPLSIPQPVTCSRQNFPTVSTSSCSTVEDPSLWRSKKQTQLSPLIFPKSSDSIRSVTVRSSLTFPIISPQDQWGTWTALFATGAFGIWSEKTKIGSALSGALVSTLVGLAASNLGIISCEAPAYSVVLNFLLPLAVPLLLFRADLRRVIQSTGALLMAFLIGSVATTIGTVVAFLMVPMRSLGQDSWKIAAALMGRHIGGAVNYVAISEALGVSRSVLAAGLAADNVICAVYFTTLFALASKIPPEDSTSANGMNEQPEPGNKPPVLLTATALAVSFAICKAGIFLTKYFGIQGGSLPAITAIVVILATAFPKQFSLLAPAGETMAMILMQVFFTVVGASGNIGNVMNTAPSIFMFALVQIAVHLAVILGLGKLFRFDLKLLLIASNANVGGPTTACGMATAKGWSSLVVPGILAGIFGIAIATFLGIVFGVTVLKFM
- the LOC100264478 gene encoding uncharacterized protein LOC100264478 isoform X1: MASKFLTLRAPLSIPQPVTCSRQNFPTVSTSSCSTVEDPSLWRSKKQTQLSPLIFPKSSDSIRSVTVRSSLTFPIISPQDQWGTWTALFATGAFGIWSEKTKIGSALSGALVSTLVGLAASNLGIISCEAPAYSVVLNFLLPLAVPLLLFRADLRRVIQSTGALLMAFLIGSVATTIGTVVAFLMVPMRSLGQDSWKIAAALMGRHIGGAVNYVAISEALGVSRSVLAAGLAADNVICAVYFTTLFALASKIPPEDSTSANDTGMNEQPEPGNKPPVLLTATALAVSFAICKAGIFLTKYFGIQGGSLPAITAIVVILATAFPKQFSLLAPAGETMAMILMQVFFTVVGASGNIGNVMNTAPSIFMFALVQIAVHLAVILGLGKLFRFDLKLLLIASNANVGGPTTACGMATAKGWSSLVVPGILAGIFGIAIATFLGIVFGVTVLKFM